Proteins from one Sulfurovum sp. TSL1 genomic window:
- a CDS encoding SIS domain-containing protein produces MDLIKIAQETFHIEADALYKAAERLDQNFLDAISLILGTKGKLIITGVGKSGLVGAKMAATFASTGTSSFFLHPTEALHGDLGMISKNDTLLAISSSGESEELTKILPHIKRFDIPLIGLTGNAHSSLGSYADVFLDISVEKEACPLGAAPTTSTTLTMALGDALAVALMEERGFKQEDFASFHPGGSLGRKLFVKIKDLMRTTDLPIIKDTTNLKDAIVAMSEGKLGTVLIVDAEDRFIAILSDGDLRRALMKEGFSLDHLAIEYASRNPKSYTNTELLASDALEIIENGRIQLLPITNDTGKIIGVLHIHDLVNAGIKSK; encoded by the coding sequence ATGGATCTCATTAAAATTGCACAAGAAACGTTTCACATTGAAGCAGATGCCCTATACAAAGCTGCCGAACGTCTGGACCAAAACTTTCTAGATGCTATTTCACTGATATTGGGAACCAAGGGAAAGCTCATCATCACCGGTGTAGGGAAATCCGGTCTTGTAGGTGCCAAAATGGCTGCTACTTTCGCAAGTACGGGGACATCAAGTTTCTTTTTGCATCCGACAGAAGCACTGCATGGTGACTTGGGGATGATAAGCAAAAACGACACCCTGCTCGCCATCAGCAGCAGCGGAGAGAGCGAAGAGCTTACCAAGATCCTTCCCCATATCAAACGTTTTGATATCCCGCTTATCGGACTGACAGGAAATGCACATTCATCGCTTGGCTCTTACGCGGATGTTTTTCTTGATATTTCCGTGGAGAAAGAAGCCTGTCCCCTGGGTGCGGCACCTACGACATCCACCACGCTGACCATGGCACTGGGTGATGCTTTGGCTGTAGCACTCATGGAAGAAAGAGGGTTTAAGCAAGAGGATTTTGCCTCTTTCCACCCCGGAGGCTCACTGGGAAGAAAACTGTTCGTGAAGATCAAAGATCTCATGAGAACAACCGATCTGCCTATCATCAAAGATACGACCAACCTGAAAGATGCCATTGTGGCCATGAGCGAAGGGAAACTCGGTACGGTACTAATCGTAGATGCAGAAGACAGATTTATCGCTATTTTAAGTGATGGTGACCTTAGACGGGCACTGATGAAAGAAGGATTCAGTTTAGACCACCTGGCTATAGAATATGCCAGCCGGAATCCTAAAAGCTATACCAATACAGAACTACTGGCAAGTGATGCCCTTGAAATTATAGAAAATGGGCGTATACAACTTTTGCCTATTACGAATGATACAGGTAAGATCATCGGTGTATTGCACATCCATGATCTGGTCAATGCCGGTATTAAAAGTAAATAA
- a CDS encoding pseudouridine synthase: protein MRLNKYISHNTKYSRREADKLIEEGEVTLNKKVLKDFGYEVEEGDHIYVKGRPVKQTKEVTVIVYNKPKGVLVTKKDDRGRATIYHKLPGKYRHFVPVGRLDYASEGLLLLTDSPEVATALMESSLDRTYNLKIDKSVTQEMINAMQEGLVLEDARAGAHEKSKIYSMEFAPFVQFEIRAEGKNFTKLRVTITEGKNRELRRFFAHFEAKVLDLKRVAFGGIELNNLPTNKTRYFTRREYDDLHKFMKRRKSNAEIEAKNKANALKQEAKKSETSKKISKKD, encoded by the coding sequence ATGAGACTAAACAAATATATATCGCATAACACCAAATATTCAAGAAGAGAAGCAGATAAGCTTATTGAAGAGGGTGAAGTCACCCTTAATAAAAAAGTGTTGAAAGATTTTGGCTATGAAGTAGAAGAAGGTGACCATATCTATGTCAAAGGCAGACCTGTCAAACAGACTAAAGAAGTGACTGTGATCGTTTACAACAAACCCAAAGGGGTGCTGGTCACAAAAAAAGATGACAGAGGTCGTGCAACTATCTACCATAAACTACCAGGCAAATACAGACACTTTGTACCCGTAGGTAGACTGGACTATGCCTCGGAAGGACTTTTGCTCTTGACAGACTCTCCAGAAGTTGCCACAGCCCTTATGGAAAGTAGTTTAGACCGAACCTATAACCTGAAGATAGACAAATCTGTCACACAGGAGATGATCAACGCGATGCAGGAGGGTCTTGTACTCGAGGATGCCCGTGCAGGTGCCCATGAGAAAAGCAAGATATACAGCATGGAGTTCGCACCTTTTGTACAGTTTGAAATACGGGCAGAAGGGAAAAATTTTACAAAGCTTCGTGTCACCATCACCGAAGGTAAGAACAGAGAACTAAGACGTTTCTTTGCACATTTTGAAGCGAAGGTCCTCGACCTTAAACGTGTCGCCTTTGGAGGGATAGAACTGAACAACCTGCCTACGAACAAAACACGTTACTTTACACGCAGAGAATATGATGATCTGCATAAATTCATGAAACGTAGAAAAAGCAATGCCGAAATAGAAGCAAAGAACAAAGCCAATGCCCTGAAACAAGAGGCAAAAAAGTCTGAGACATCAAAAAAGATCAGTAAAAAAGATTAA
- a CDS encoding replication-associated recombination protein A, giving the protein MPNLALKYRPKTLDALIGQSHLLGEHAILRKLITTGTLSHTFFYGPPGCGKTTLARVIATLLDRPFYEMNATTLKIEDLRKIFKEYTNALQKPLIFIDEVHRLSKNQQEVLLPFMENQAALVIGASTENPYYSLTAAMRSRSHLFGLEAVSQKALHAYLDHILQLEEILIEEEAKEYLVFSSGGDVRAMLNLLESAAAVESPIRLSTLKQIRPHAMQAGSAESESHYELTSAMIKSIRGSDIDASIYYLARLIDGGEPAEFIARRLAILASEDIGNANPPALNLASSTLNIVKHIGYPEARISLSQLVIYLASSPKSNSAYMAINHALKDISAGEIHPIPSHIKTHAKNYLYPHDFGGWVKQSYLSVPKKYYDTKQIGFEKTLWQWHEKIESKK; this is encoded by the coding sequence TTGCCAAACCTTGCACTGAAATATCGTCCCAAAACACTCGATGCACTCATAGGCCAATCACACCTTTTAGGTGAGCATGCCATACTGCGAAAACTGATCACCACAGGCACCCTCTCCCATACTTTTTTTTACGGACCGCCGGGCTGTGGGAAAACCACACTTGCAAGGGTGATCGCTACCCTTCTTGATAGACCTTTTTACGAAATGAATGCCACTACACTCAAGATCGAAGATCTGCGTAAGATCTTTAAAGAGTACACCAATGCCTTACAAAAACCTCTTATTTTCATAGATGAAGTCCATAGACTCAGCAAAAATCAACAAGAAGTACTCTTGCCATTCATGGAGAACCAGGCGGCTCTGGTCATCGGTGCATCTACGGAAAACCCTTACTACTCACTGACTGCTGCAATGCGCTCCCGTTCTCATCTTTTTGGACTCGAAGCCGTCAGTCAAAAAGCGTTGCATGCCTATCTGGATCACATTCTCCAATTAGAAGAGATCCTCATAGAAGAGGAGGCAAAAGAGTACCTTGTCTTTTCGAGTGGCGGTGATGTCCGGGCCATGCTAAACCTGCTTGAGAGTGCTGCTGCAGTTGAAAGTCCCATTCGTCTTTCCACACTCAAACAGATACGCCCCCATGCCATGCAAGCAGGAAGTGCGGAGAGTGAAAGCCACTATGAACTGACCTCTGCCATGATAAAAAGTATTCGGGGGTCTGATATCGATGCTTCTATCTATTATCTTGCCAGACTGATAGACGGGGGAGAACCTGCAGAATTCATTGCAAGACGTTTGGCCATACTGGCCAGCGAGGATATAGGAAACGCTAATCCCCCTGCCCTCAATCTTGCCAGTTCCACACTCAACATCGTCAAACATATAGGATATCCCGAAGCAAGGATCTCTCTCTCCCAACTGGTTATCTACCTTGCCTCGTCACCCAAGTCCAACAGTGCCTACATGGCTATAAACCATGCGCTTAAAGATATATCGGCCGGAGAGATACATCCTATTCCATCCCATATTAAAACGCATGCAAAAAACTATCTCTATCCTCATGACTTTGGCGGCTGGGTCAAACAATCCTACCTTTCAGTACCCAAAAAATATTATGATACCAAACAGATAGGTTTTGAAAAAACCCTTTGGCAATGGCATGAGAAAATCGAGTCTAAAAAATAA
- a CDS encoding YMGG-like glycine zipper-containing protein, with amino-acid sequence MKRNILKCILISGTSIALLNGCTGSEMAPNNATQTGAATGAVAGAVIGYNTGHHSGRNAVIGGLLGAAVGAGVGNAVDNSNPEPVETGGWQ; translated from the coding sequence ATGAAAAGAAACATACTTAAATGTATTCTTATTTCGGGTACAAGTATTGCCTTATTAAATGGCTGTACTGGCTCAGAAATGGCGCCTAACAATGCCACACAGACAGGCGCGGCAACGGGTGCTGTAGCAGGCGCCGTCATAGGGTACAATACTGGTCACCATAGTGGAAGAAATGCCGTTATCGGCGGTCTTTTAGGTGCAGCAGTGGGTGCAGGTGTAGGAAATGCCGTGGACAATAGCAATCCAGAACCAGTAGAAACGGGTGGATGGCAATAG
- a CDS encoding OmpA family protein: MKLTKPILAATAAAFMLGGCYNQPGLVQDESYDRTKTGVAAGALAGSMIGYNTGKHDAKSAIIGGLLGAAVGGAIGYNMDQQANEVARALGTGVNNDPLAALDPRRDIVVSKYNNYVKIIFRDRMMFATGSSKLQSNARYKVQKVAQVLRNYPQTVVGVAGFTDDVGSYQYNLGLSQRRAATVSDILAVNGRPYTKGCSYDKAIAPNNSAENRALNRRVEVYLYADRNKMSDPCR; this comes from the coding sequence ATGAAATTAACCAAACCGATATTGGCTGCTACAGCAGCTGCTTTTATGTTGGGAGGCTGTTACAATCAACCTGGCCTAGTTCAAGATGAAAGTTATGATCGTACAAAAACAGGTGTAGCTGCCGGTGCCTTGGCAGGTTCAATGATAGGCTATAATACAGGTAAACACGACGCAAAAAGTGCCATCATTGGCGGTCTTCTAGGTGCTGCTGTAGGTGGGGCTATCGGCTACAATATGGACCAGCAGGCCAATGAAGTTGCCCGTGCACTAGGTACAGGTGTAAATAATGATCCTCTGGCAGCACTTGATCCACGCAGAGACATTGTTGTATCAAAATATAATAACTATGTAAAGATCATATTTAGAGATCGCATGATGTTCGCTACGGGATCATCCAAACTGCAGTCAAATGCAAGATATAAAGTACAAAAAGTAGCGCAAGTCTTACGTAACTATCCTCAAACTGTTGTAGGTGTAGCAGGATTTACAGATGATGTAGGAAGCTACCAATACAACCTTGGACTTTCACAAAGACGTGCAGCCACTGTAAGTGATATCCTTGCCGTGAACGGAAGACCATACACAAAAGGATGTTCGTACGATAAAGCTATCGCGCCGAATAACTCAGCTGAGAATAGAGCACTGAACAGAAGAGTAGAAGTCTATCTTTATGCAGACAGGAACAAAATGTCTGATCCTTGCCGTTAA
- a CDS encoding sodium:alanine symporter family protein: protein MNSIFEQINGFLGSVFFFDIFFGSMEGTSMPFIVAWLIVGGVFLTFRFGFINARMFGHAFKIITGKYKTADDVGEITPFQSLTTALSATVGLGNIAGVAIAIAVGGPGATFWMILAGFFGMTLKFTEVTLAQIYRERRPDGRIMGGAMQYLSIGLASKGYIKLGKILAVMFAVLAIGGSLGAGNAFQTSQAMGALSERIPFFQEYPIVFGLILATLVGFVIIGGIKRIASTAEKIVPVMIVIYLTASLWILITNASQVPAAISTIFHEAFAPTAVAGGLIGVLVQGFKRAAFSSEAGIGSAAIVHSTASVKYPVRQGMVALYEPFIDTIVICSMTALVIVTTGVYDPGGEFANLVASKQGAALTAAAYGTVISWFPIILSFSIVLFAFSTMISWSYYGERSWTYLFGEKYTLLYKLIFVSFTVISSVTSASTLLEFSDLLILGMALPNLIGLYMLQGIVHANLKAYLAKWKSGELDRECIEKGVCEPGS from the coding sequence ATGAACAGTATATTTGAACAGATCAATGGTTTTTTAGGTTCTGTTTTCTTCTTTGACATCTTTTTTGGCAGTATGGAAGGGACAAGTATGCCTTTCATTGTTGCATGGCTTATCGTGGGAGGGGTGTTTCTTACGTTTCGTTTTGGCTTTATTAACGCACGCATGTTCGGTCATGCGTTTAAGATCATCACAGGCAAATATAAGACTGCCGATGACGTAGGAGAGATCACCCCTTTCCAGTCTTTAACCACCGCCCTATCCGCCACAGTCGGGCTTGGAAATATCGCAGGGGTGGCCATTGCCATTGCGGTAGGAGGTCCCGGCGCAACCTTCTGGATGATCTTGGCAGGCTTCTTTGGTATGACACTCAAATTCACCGAAGTGACCCTTGCACAGATCTATAGAGAGAGAAGGCCCGACGGGCGCATTATGGGCGGAGCGATGCAGTATCTTTCCATAGGGCTTGCCTCTAAAGGATATATCAAACTGGGGAAAATACTCGCTGTAATGTTCGCTGTGCTTGCCATAGGCGGATCTTTGGGTGCGGGGAATGCATTCCAAACTTCACAGGCCATGGGGGCACTTTCAGAACGTATCCCTTTTTTTCAGGAGTATCCGATCGTTTTTGGTCTGATTTTGGCAACACTGGTAGGGTTCGTCATTATCGGAGGTATTAAACGTATCGCAAGTACGGCAGAGAAGATCGTTCCTGTCATGATAGTTATCTATTTGACCGCATCTTTATGGATCCTCATCACCAATGCTTCTCAAGTACCTGCTGCTATCTCGACCATCTTTCATGAAGCATTTGCCCCTACTGCCGTTGCAGGTGGACTCATTGGAGTACTTGTACAAGGTTTTAAGCGTGCTGCCTTCTCAAGTGAAGCGGGTATAGGATCCGCTGCCATTGTACACTCTACTGCCTCGGTCAAATACCCTGTCAGACAGGGGATGGTCGCACTTTACGAACCTTTTATAGATACCATTGTTATCTGTAGTATGACAGCACTTGTGATCGTCACTACAGGTGTCTATGACCCTGGTGGAGAGTTTGCGAACCTTGTCGCTTCAAAACAGGGTGCGGCACTGACAGCGGCGGCCTACGGAACGGTTATTTCATGGTTCCCGATTATCTTGTCATTTTCCATTGTACTTTTTGCTTTTTCCACGATGATCTCATGGTCTTATTACGGTGAGCGTTCCTGGACGTACCTGTTTGGAGAAAAATACACGCTGTTGTATAAACTGATCTTTGTCTCATTCACGGTCATTTCATCCGTTACCAGTGCTTCAACGCTGTTAGAATTCTCTGACCTTCTCATCCTGGGAATGGCCCTACCGAACCTTATCGGGCTCTATATGCTGCAGGGTATTGTGCATGCAAACCTCAAAGCGTATCTTGCAAAATGGAAAAGTGGGGAGTTGGATAGAGAGTGTATAGAGAAAGGGGTTTGTGAACCCGGGTCGTAG
- the purM gene encoding phosphoribosylformylglycinamidine cyclo-ligase, which yields MSNISYKDAGVDIDAGNEFVEAIKSDVKSTFDKNVIGGIGSFAGAYALPTGYKEPVILSATDGVGTKLRIAIESGKLDTVGIDLVAMCVNDLICNNGTPMFFLDYYATGKLLPENAKDVVAGIAEGCRRSECALVGGETAEMPGMYSDDDFDLAGFAVGIAERSEMDTVANVKEGQVLIAMPSSGVHSNGYSLVRKLFFDKLGMNLQDDFNGKPLVETLLEPTRIYVKEYKANKQYVKALAHITGGGIVENLPRVLPEGIKAIVNKESIRVLPIFEFMSQYVEEEEMYRAFNMGVGMVWVVDPENVDAVLANTDGYVIGALAQGEKGVEMV from the coding sequence ATGTCAAATATATCATATAAAGATGCCGGTGTAGATATCGATGCAGGTAATGAGTTTGTAGAAGCGATCAAAAGTGATGTAAAATCAACGTTCGATAAAAATGTCATCGGCGGTATAGGTTCATTCGCCGGTGCCTATGCACTGCCAACGGGCTATAAAGAGCCGGTGATCCTTTCTGCAACAGATGGTGTGGGGACGAAGCTTCGTATTGCCATAGAGAGCGGGAAACTTGATACCGTAGGTATCGACCTTGTAGCGATGTGTGTCAATGATCTTATCTGTAACAACGGTACACCGATGTTTTTCCTGGATTACTATGCAACGGGTAAATTGCTGCCTGAGAATGCAAAAGATGTCGTTGCGGGTATCGCAGAGGGTTGTCGTAGATCTGAATGTGCACTTGTGGGTGGTGAAACAGCTGAAATGCCGGGTATGTATTCGGATGATGACTTTGACCTCGCAGGATTTGCAGTAGGTATCGCAGAGCGTTCGGAAATGGACACGGTAGCCAATGTGAAAGAGGGGCAGGTGCTTATTGCTATGCCAAGCTCCGGTGTACATTCTAACGGCTATTCGCTCGTGAGAAAGCTTTTCTTTGACAAGCTGGGTATGAACCTTCAGGATGATTTTAATGGCAAACCACTTGTAGAGACCTTGCTCGAGCCGACACGTATCTATGTCAAAGAGTATAAAGCCAATAAACAGTATGTGAAAGCCTTAGCACACATCACAGGCGGGGGGATCGTAGAAAACCTTCCTAGGGTCCTTCCGGAGGGTATTAAAGCGATCGTAAACAAAGAGAGTATCAGGGTACTGCCGATCTTTGAATTCATGAGCCAGTATGTCGAAGAAGAAGAGATGTACAGAGCCTTCAATATGGGTGTAGGAATGGTATGGGTAGTTGACCCTGAAAATGTAGATGCCGTACTTGCCAACACAGACGGTTATGTGATCGGTGCACTTGCACAGGGAGAAAAGGGTGTAGAGATGGTTTAA
- a CDS encoding DUF2892 domain-containing protein, which translates to MCAEKIQRLIQASILGFVMGLAGSGMYAAAFILQFAMMVMLVIAGLTGFCPGLIMLKKIFPACKCEETNEKDNN; encoded by the coding sequence ATGTGTGCTGAAAAGATACAACGTTTAATACAGGCTAGTATCCTGGGCTTTGTGATGGGCTTGGCAGGTTCCGGTATGTATGCAGCCGCGTTTATTTTACAATTTGCCATGATGGTCATGCTTGTGATCGCAGGACTGACAGGCTTTTGTCCAGGGCTTATTATGCTTAAAAAGATTTTCCCTGCGTGTAAATGTGAAGAAACCAATGAAAAGGACAATAACTGA
- a CDS encoding MTH1187 family thiamine-binding protein: MSALVEFSMFPTEKTQSKSAFVARVLDIVDQSGLAYQLTPMGTIIEGETVEEVLAVINRAYEELQKDCGRVYSSIKIDWREGPVGRLGNKVGSVEEKLGRKLRS; this comes from the coding sequence ATGTCAGCATTAGTAGAATTCAGTATGTTCCCTACGGAAAAAACCCAGAGTAAAAGTGCCTTTGTAGCAAGGGTATTGGACATTGTAGATCAAAGCGGATTGGCGTATCAGCTCACACCTATGGGCACGATCATAGAGGGTGAAACCGTAGAAGAGGTTTTGGCAGTGATCAACAGAGCCTATGAAGAGCTTCAAAAAGATTGTGGCCGTGTCTACAGTTCGATCAAGATCGATTGGCGTGAGGGGCCGGTAGGCAGACTGGGTAACAAAGTAGGTTCTGTGGAAGAGAAGTTAGGACGAAAACTTCGTTCTTAA
- a CDS encoding NAD(P)/FAD-dependent oxidoreductase, with the protein MVDMIVVGAGAAGLVAAIMSARAGQKVLLLEQNSKIGKKILVSGNGKCNIGNRYIASHRFHGESPDFIEAVLKGYDFQVVEKFFTSLGLVLIEGKEGKMFPMSLQASSVVEILEYEAKNAGVEILCDCAVTSLNKEEDIFTVETSQGTKRCKKLLLASGSPAAPQLGGSNSGYAFATKMGHSLIPRHPSLVQLCSDETWVKSCAGVKVGGVAQLHANGEYITEEKGDLLFTNYGISGLAILDLSREVSTRLANYDYCELNLDLMPELSKEKLTNLLLNRIKKESEKPVEIWLHGVINKKLISVILEQSKCKAKQEKELNRKEISKLVYTLKNLKLSINDTKGFRGAEVATGGINTTEINPETMESKLVPNLYFAGEILDVDGDRGGFNFHFAWVSGMKVGKNLSL; encoded by the coding sequence ATGGTGGATATGATTGTTGTAGGTGCTGGTGCAGCAGGGCTCGTCGCTGCCATCATGTCTGCACGGGCAGGACAAAAGGTACTACTGCTGGAACAAAACAGCAAGATCGGTAAAAAAATACTTGTTTCTGGTAACGGAAAATGCAACATAGGCAACAGATACATCGCTTCACACCGTTTTCATGGAGAGAGTCCAGATTTTATAGAGGCCGTGTTGAAAGGGTATGACTTTCAAGTCGTAGAAAAGTTTTTCACATCCCTGGGGCTTGTGCTCATCGAAGGCAAAGAGGGGAAAATGTTTCCTATGTCATTGCAGGCGAGTTCCGTGGTTGAAATACTTGAGTATGAAGCCAAAAATGCAGGAGTGGAGATCCTCTGCGACTGTGCAGTCACATCCCTAAATAAAGAAGAGGATATTTTTACAGTCGAAACATCCCAGGGGACAAAGCGTTGCAAAAAACTCCTTTTGGCCTCAGGTTCACCTGCCGCACCGCAACTTGGAGGTTCGAACTCCGGATATGCCTTTGCCACAAAGATGGGACACAGTCTCATACCCCGGCACCCTTCTCTCGTGCAACTCTGTTCAGATGAAACATGGGTGAAAAGCTGTGCAGGAGTGAAAGTAGGCGGTGTAGCGCAACTCCATGCAAACGGAGAGTACATCACCGAGGAAAAGGGTGATCTGCTTTTTACAAACTATGGGATAAGCGGATTGGCCATCCTGGATCTCAGCCGGGAAGTGAGTACAAGGCTGGCTAATTATGACTATTGTGAGCTCAACCTGGACCTCATGCCGGAACTCAGCAAAGAAAAACTCACCAACCTACTGCTGAACCGCATAAAAAAAGAAAGTGAAAAACCTGTAGAGATATGGCTTCACGGTGTCATCAACAAAAAACTCATCTCAGTTATTCTAGAACAGTCCAAATGCAAAGCCAAACAAGAAAAAGAGTTAAACAGAAAAGAGATCAGCAAACTGGTCTACACCCTTAAAAATCTAAAACTCTCTATCAACGATACCAAAGGTTTCAGGGGTGCAGAAGTAGCCACAGGCGGTATCAACACCACTGAAATAAACCCGGAAACGATGGAATCAAAACTTGTACCTAACCTCTATTTTGCGGGAGAGATACTCGATGTCGACGGTGACAGAGGAGGGTTTAATTTTCACTTTGCCTGGGTAAGTGGAATGAAAGTAGGAAAAAATCTATCATTGTAG